In the genome of Leucobacter luti, one region contains:
- a CDS encoding aldehyde dehydrogenase family protein — protein MTDWIAAAAALTPETRLFIDGEFRPAADDATFPTFAPRDGTEIARVSSAGEADVDAAVTAAHRAFTSGIWARADRRERQRVLFRLADLMEEHLDELALLESIDSGHPISDARNVDVPNAIRVFRWYAEAIDKVSDQVAPAPEQALALVTREALGVIGAVVPWNYPLIITAWKAAPALATGNSVVLKPAENTSLSALKLAALAAAAGVPAGVFNVVPGLGPVAGQALGRHSLVDKITFTGSPKVGLGFLGYAAESNGKLVALELGGKSPQVVLADAPDLDAAASAIAWGIFYNAGQTCHGGSRLIVEESIHDELLTRVLAHASAFNIGDPLLADTQIGTIASATQLERVLSYVELARRDPSVTVYGGEVLQPDGLAGYYLAPTVFDGVDNSSPLGQEEIFGPALSVSTARSAAEAIALANDSEYGLAASIWTSDLATAHRAARELRAGTVWVNSYDVADVITPFGGFKRSGSGRDRSMHALDAYTALKTTWIDLGGGTLSSHAESE, from the coding sequence ATGACCGATTGGATCGCCGCGGCGGCGGCACTCACCCCGGAAACGCGTTTGTTCATTGACGGTGAGTTTCGGCCAGCGGCCGATGACGCCACGTTCCCTACGTTCGCCCCGCGGGATGGCACCGAGATTGCGCGAGTCTCGAGTGCGGGGGAGGCCGATGTTGACGCGGCCGTCACCGCGGCGCATCGCGCCTTCACCTCGGGGATCTGGGCCCGTGCGGATCGGCGTGAGCGACAGCGCGTGCTGTTCCGGCTTGCCGATCTCATGGAAGAGCACCTCGATGAGCTCGCGCTGCTGGAATCCATCGATTCAGGGCATCCGATCTCGGACGCGCGCAATGTCGATGTCCCCAACGCGATCAGGGTGTTCCGGTGGTACGCCGAGGCCATTGACAAGGTATCTGATCAGGTGGCTCCGGCCCCGGAGCAGGCGCTCGCTTTGGTGACGCGCGAGGCGCTGGGCGTCATCGGGGCAGTCGTGCCGTGGAACTACCCGCTGATCATCACCGCATGGAAAGCTGCCCCCGCGCTAGCCACCGGGAACTCAGTGGTGCTGAAGCCCGCGGAGAACACCAGCCTGTCGGCGCTCAAACTCGCAGCGCTCGCCGCAGCGGCCGGCGTTCCCGCCGGTGTGTTCAATGTGGTGCCAGGGCTGGGGCCGGTCGCCGGTCAAGCCCTGGGCCGGCACTCGCTCGTTGACAAGATCACCTTCACCGGGTCTCCGAAGGTCGGACTCGGATTCCTTGGCTATGCCGCAGAATCCAACGGGAAGCTGGTTGCACTGGAACTCGGTGGGAAATCACCGCAGGTGGTGCTCGCGGACGCGCCGGATCTCGACGCCGCCGCGAGCGCAATAGCGTGGGGCATTTTCTACAACGCCGGCCAGACATGCCACGGTGGGAGCAGATTGATCGTCGAGGAATCGATTCACGATGAATTGCTCACCCGTGTCCTGGCACACGCCAGCGCATTCAACATCGGCGACCCACTGCTCGCTGACACGCAGATCGGTACGATTGCCTCTGCCACGCAGCTGGAGCGCGTGCTCAGTTACGTCGAGCTGGCACGCCGCGATCCGAGCGTGACCGTGTACGGCGGCGAAGTGCTGCAGCCTGACGGGCTTGCTGGGTACTACCTCGCTCCAACTGTGTTTGACGGCGTTGACAACTCCAGCCCGCTCGGGCAAGAGGAGATTTTTGGGCCAGCGTTGTCCGTTTCAACGGCCCGCAGTGCTGCCGAGGCCATTGCCCTCGCGAATGATTCCGAATACGGGCTCGCGGCGAGCATCTGGACGAGTGACCTTGCAACTGCGCACCGCGCCGCTCGCGAGCTGCGCGCCGGCACAGTGTGGGTCAACAGCTACGACGTTGCCGATGTGATTACCCCCTTTGGCGGGTTCAAGCGATCCGGCTCTGGCCGCGACCGCTCCATGCACGCGCTTGACGCGTACACCGCTCTGAAAACCACCTGGATCGATCTCGGCGGGGGCACCCTCTCGTCACACGCAGAAAGCGAATGA
- a CDS encoding mandelate racemase/muconate lactonizing enzyme family protein, with amino-acid sequence MKITAISLTRLVLPLDPPFNAAWDPEPRRSFPATLVTVETDAGVVGYGSGDTMDGFEAYEHLFLGTDPMQILNQVRRIETINFHGGRYWPLEAALWDIIGQVAGLPVSVLFGGSRDRLPAYASSGELKAPEARAEAALHAQALGFRAMKIRIARDRLTEGIASVRAAREAVGPEFELMVDLNQMWRMSGDIEAALPLAKVQRLAAELAELGVLWLEEPLPQVDVAGARRVRTQTGMQVSGGEMVRTMPEMLALIEADAFDVYQPDVALAVGMYRARQVADAVGQRHRLFTPHTWSNGLGLLANLHVAAGVDAGPFFEFPFDPPGWTPERRDFFMEPIQIDAVGDVVVPDRPGLGATIDWDAVRRFTV; translated from the coding sequence ATGAAGATCACCGCCATTTCTCTGACTCGGCTCGTGCTTCCGCTCGACCCGCCGTTCAACGCGGCATGGGACCCGGAGCCGCGCCGCAGCTTCCCGGCAACTCTCGTGACCGTCGAGACAGACGCCGGAGTTGTCGGCTACGGCTCGGGGGACACGATGGACGGCTTCGAGGCATACGAGCACCTGTTTCTCGGCACGGATCCGATGCAGATCCTGAACCAGGTCCGCAGGATCGAGACAATCAATTTCCACGGCGGTCGCTACTGGCCGCTCGAAGCTGCGTTGTGGGACATTATTGGCCAGGTTGCCGGCCTGCCGGTGAGCGTGCTGTTCGGCGGATCGCGGGACAGGCTGCCGGCCTACGCGTCAAGCGGTGAACTTAAAGCACCAGAGGCCAGGGCTGAGGCTGCGCTGCACGCTCAAGCGCTGGGCTTCCGCGCGATGAAGATTCGCATCGCGCGGGACCGGCTTACTGAGGGCATCGCCTCAGTACGCGCCGCGCGAGAAGCCGTCGGCCCCGAGTTCGAGCTGATGGTTGACCTGAACCAGATGTGGCGGATGTCCGGGGACATCGAGGCGGCGCTGCCGCTCGCAAAAGTGCAGCGGCTCGCGGCCGAGCTCGCCGAGCTTGGAGTGCTGTGGCTTGAGGAGCCGCTCCCTCAGGTGGACGTCGCTGGGGCGCGCCGCGTGCGCACCCAAACGGGGATGCAGGTCTCTGGCGGCGAGATGGTGCGCACTATGCCGGAAATGCTCGCGCTCATTGAGGCCGATGCATTTGACGTCTATCAGCCCGATGTTGCGCTTGCCGTGGGCATGTATCGCGCACGTCAGGTTGCGGACGCTGTCGGTCAGCGGCACCGGCTGTTCACACCCCACACGTGGAGTAACGGACTCGGGCTGCTGGCCAACCTGCACGTTGCCGCGGGTGTCGATGCAGGACCCTTCTTCGAGTTTCCGTTTGATCCGCCAGGGTGGACACCCGAGCGCCGTGACTTCTTCATGGAACCCATCCAGATTGACGCGGTAGGCGATGTCGTCGTTCCCGATCGTCCCGGCCTCGGCGCCACGATCGACTGGGACGCTGTCCGCCGGTTTACCGTCTAG
- the fae gene encoding formaldehyde-activating enzyme, with translation MNAAHINTVLGHRDGPTGTAWATALASPSAGHVPFVAVLRPSLPVKPLTLFVTKAAPDSDEHGLLIWGPAQAGVAAGVADAVADGIITAAEADSHALIAAVWVNPGADDADEVYRNNRRSIREALENGARGLPATADVLAARAAPRNPFYTAPEIPDASLPSTKA, from the coding sequence GTGAACGCCGCTCACATCAATACAGTGCTCGGTCACCGCGACGGTCCAACGGGGACCGCCTGGGCGACCGCGCTCGCTTCTCCGAGCGCCGGACACGTGCCCTTTGTGGCCGTGCTCCGACCTTCACTCCCGGTGAAACCACTCACCCTGTTTGTCACCAAGGCGGCGCCGGACTCGGACGAGCACGGACTGCTCATCTGGGGGCCGGCGCAGGCCGGAGTCGCGGCGGGCGTCGCCGATGCAGTCGCCGATGGCATCATCACCGCAGCTGAGGCCGATAGTCACGCACTCATCGCTGCGGTCTGGGTCAACCCCGGTGCAGATGATGCGGACGAGGTATACCGCAACAACCGCCGTTCGATCCGCGAAGCACTGGAAAACGGGGCGCGTGGCCTGCCAGCTACCGCAGATGTGCTCGCTGCCCGCGCTGCCCCGCGGAACCCGTTCTACACCGCCCCCGAGATTCCCGACGCATCCCTTCCGAGTACGAAAGCCTGA
- a CDS encoding glycine betaine ABC transporter substrate-binding protein encodes MLKKSSLVVALLAAGSLALTGCASGGAAAGSQGTELEGLTGAIGAKDFSEQRILAHITSQLLNAHGADTEANTKLVGSQNVRQALESGEFLGYWEYTGTAWITYNGNTEPVQGVEAQFAATQEADAANGIAWLDPAPLNNTYSFAIRADKAKELGVKTLSDVAKLPVSEQTFCIESEFSTRDDGWPGLKAAYGIDVPDSNVALLDTGVIYTATQKGEDCNFGEVFQTDGRIPALDLVVMEDDLEFFPVYQGALTLQQKTLDEFPAIADIFAEVSPLLTTEQMQELNALVDVDGEEPEDVATDWLTEQGLI; translated from the coding sequence ATGCTGAAGAAATCATCACTCGTCGTTGCGCTGCTCGCTGCTGGCAGCCTCGCGCTGACCGGCTGTGCCAGCGGAGGCGCCGCGGCAGGCAGCCAGGGCACCGAGCTTGAGGGACTGACCGGCGCGATCGGCGCCAAAGACTTCTCCGAGCAGCGCATCCTCGCCCACATTACAAGCCAGCTGCTGAACGCGCACGGCGCAGACACTGAGGCGAATACAAAGCTTGTCGGCTCGCAGAACGTGCGGCAGGCGCTCGAATCCGGTGAGTTCCTCGGATACTGGGAGTACACGGGCACCGCCTGGATCACCTACAACGGCAACACCGAACCCGTGCAGGGGGTTGAGGCGCAGTTTGCAGCGACCCAGGAGGCTGACGCCGCGAACGGCATCGCCTGGCTGGACCCCGCACCGCTGAACAACACCTACTCGTTCGCGATTCGCGCGGACAAGGCGAAGGAACTCGGCGTCAAAACGCTGAGTGACGTCGCGAAGCTGCCAGTGAGCGAGCAGACCTTCTGCATCGAGAGCGAGTTCTCCACTCGCGATGATGGCTGGCCAGGGCTGAAGGCGGCCTACGGCATCGATGTACCCGACAGCAACGTTGCGCTGCTGGACACCGGTGTGATCTACACGGCAACGCAGAAGGGCGAAGACTGCAACTTTGGCGAGGTATTCCAGACGGACGGCAGGATCCCCGCGCTGGATCTGGTCGTGATGGAGGACGATCTCGAGTTCTTCCCCGTGTACCAGGGTGCGCTCACCCTGCAGCAGAAGACACTCGACGAGTTCCCGGCGATCGCGGACATCTTTGCGGAGGTCTCGCCGCTACTCACGACTGAGCAGATGCAGGAGCTGAACGCTCTGGTCGACGTTGACGGCGAGGAACCGGAAGACGTCGCAACAGACTGGCTCACCGAGCAGGGCCTGATCTAG
- a CDS encoding ABC transporter permease — MSTQTELIQTAAAPAVPVKAERRWLRRLTTPAVVLVVLLALWASIAATDLDSIEQRTLNQQYLLLRVGEHLSLTVVASAIVAILAIPLGVMLAKTRSTAVRGTVLAIANIGQATPAVGVVILLAIVWKTGYTTALVALVIYAFLPVLRNTMVGVQQIDPNILEAARGMGMTAPQALVRVEFPLAVPVILAGLRTSLVFCVGVATIATFINAGGLGDMIVNGLKLQRFPVLAVGAVLVACIALLIDWIAGIAEDVLTPKGI; from the coding sequence ATGAGTACCCAGACCGAATTGATCCAGACGGCTGCAGCCCCCGCCGTCCCGGTCAAAGCAGAGCGACGCTGGTTGCGTCGGCTCACCACTCCTGCAGTGGTGCTGGTGGTGCTTCTCGCGCTCTGGGCATCGATCGCCGCGACGGATCTCGACTCGATTGAGCAGCGCACGCTGAACCAGCAGTATCTGTTGTTGCGCGTTGGAGAGCACCTGAGTCTCACCGTTGTCGCCTCCGCGATCGTCGCGATCCTCGCGATCCCACTCGGCGTGATGCTGGCGAAAACCCGATCGACCGCGGTGCGCGGAACCGTGCTCGCGATCGCCAATATCGGTCAGGCGACCCCCGCCGTCGGCGTGGTCATCCTGCTCGCGATCGTCTGGAAAACCGGATATACGACTGCGCTAGTCGCCCTCGTGATCTACGCTTTCCTGCCGGTGCTTCGCAACACGATGGTGGGCGTGCAACAGATCGACCCCAACATCCTTGAAGCGGCACGGGGGATGGGAATGACCGCACCGCAGGCGCTCGTCCGCGTCGAATTTCCGCTTGCAGTGCCCGTGATTCTCGCTGGTCTGCGCACCTCGCTCGTGTTTTGTGTCGGAGTGGCGACGATCGCAACGTTCATCAACGCTGGTGGCCTCGGCGACATGATCGTGAACGGCCTGAAACTGCAGCGGTTCCCAGTACTCGCCGTTGGGGCAGTGCTCGTCGCTTGTATTGCGTTGCTCATCGACTGGATCGCCGGGATCGCCGAAGACGTACTGACGCCAAAGGGCATCTGA
- a CDS encoding ABC transporter ATP-binding protein: protein MSESTATGITQIAQNTSGVAISLRDVVKTYPGQTTPAVDHFTMDIAPGELIMFVGPSGCGKTTTMKMINRIIEPSSGSISIDGRDVLSLDPNELRRHIGYVIQQIGLFPHMTIAENIAVVPTLLGWSKNRIADRVDELLQTVSLDPGTFADRYPKQLSGGQQQRVGVARALAADPPVMLMDEPFGATDPITRESLQAEFLRLQDSIGKTIIFVTHDFDEAVKLGDRIAVLSERSQIEQFDTPANILANPANEYVASFIGQGAALKRLGLLPVRSAQLSAAAGGPTIDEQENLRDALNLLVLTGAPAVDVVSGDRVLGSLTVADVSAALGGERP from the coding sequence GTGTCTGAATCAACTGCCACCGGAATCACCCAGATCGCCCAGAACACCTCGGGCGTCGCCATCTCGCTTCGCGATGTCGTCAAGACCTACCCCGGTCAGACCACGCCGGCGGTCGACCACTTCACCATGGATATCGCGCCAGGGGAGTTGATTATGTTTGTCGGCCCGTCCGGCTGCGGCAAGACCACCACGATGAAGATGATCAACCGCATCATTGAACCGAGCTCCGGGAGTATCAGCATCGACGGCCGCGATGTACTCTCGCTCGATCCGAACGAGCTGCGGCGCCACATCGGCTATGTGATCCAGCAGATCGGGCTCTTCCCGCACATGACGATTGCTGAGAACATCGCGGTCGTGCCAACGCTGCTGGGTTGGTCGAAGAACCGCATTGCTGACCGCGTTGACGAATTGCTGCAGACCGTCTCCCTCGATCCGGGCACCTTTGCCGACCGCTATCCCAAACAGCTTTCCGGTGGCCAGCAGCAGCGTGTTGGTGTTGCCCGTGCGCTCGCGGCAGACCCACCGGTGATGCTCATGGATGAGCCCTTCGGTGCAACCGACCCGATCACGCGCGAGAGCCTGCAGGCCGAGTTCCTCCGCCTCCAGGACTCGATCGGGAAAACGATTATTTTTGTGACACACGACTTCGATGAGGCCGTGAAACTCGGTGACCGCATCGCGGTGCTGAGTGAGCGGAGTCAGATCGAGCAATTCGATACTCCGGCAAACATCCTCGCAAACCCGGCGAACGAGTATGTTGCTTCGTTCATCGGCCAGGGGGCAGCGCTGAAGCGACTTGGACTCCTGCCGGTGCGGAGCGCGCAGCTCAGCGCGGCTGCTGGTGGCCCCACGATTGATGAGCAGGAGAATCTGCGCGACGCGCTCAACCTGCTCGTGCTCACCGGGGCACCCGCGGTAGACGTCGTCAGCGGAGACCGCGTGCTCGGCTCTCTGACCGTGGCGGATGTCTCGGCCGCGCTCGGCGGTGAGCGGCCATGA